From one Luteolibacter sp. SL250 genomic stretch:
- a CDS encoding TIGR02587 family membrane protein: MIDFSHARTPSQSLQEYGRGLAGGLIFSMPLLFTMEVWWAGFILHPLRILLYVLATFCLLLMYNRFVGLRKDASFLEVVIDSVEEMGIGILVAAVVLWITDRLNLQMTATEIGGKIIMEAMTVAIGVSVGTAQLGAPDDGDDGVAGDREGERRKAYLPQTSIALCGAVLFAANIAPTDEIGVIAMESAPWKLLLMVGCGLGLSSLILHFTDFRGAAAHTLTDTVCLKARGVTTTYAVALVAAISALWFFGKLDGQPAPLVTAMTVVLSVPAALGASAGRFLLQTGGSAGKDDPS, translated from the coding sequence ATGATCGACTTCAGCCATGCCAGGACACCTTCGCAGTCTCTGCAGGAGTATGGCCGCGGTCTGGCGGGTGGGCTGATCTTTTCCATGCCGCTGCTTTTCACCATGGAGGTGTGGTGGGCGGGCTTCATCCTCCACCCGCTGCGCATCCTGCTGTACGTGCTGGCGACCTTCTGCCTGCTGCTGATGTACAACCGTTTCGTTGGCCTGCGGAAGGACGCCTCGTTCCTCGAGGTGGTGATCGACTCCGTGGAGGAAATGGGCATCGGCATCCTGGTGGCGGCGGTCGTTTTGTGGATCACGGATCGGCTGAACCTGCAGATGACCGCCACCGAGATCGGCGGGAAGATCATCATGGAGGCGATGACGGTGGCCATCGGCGTGTCGGTGGGCACCGCCCAGCTCGGCGCGCCGGACGATGGTGATGACGGAGTGGCAGGTGATCGAGAGGGTGAAAGGCGGAAGGCCTATCTCCCGCAGACGTCCATCGCGCTGTGCGGCGCGGTGCTGTTCGCGGCCAACATCGCGCCGACGGATGAGATCGGCGTCATCGCCATGGAGAGTGCCCCGTGGAAGCTGCTGCTGATGGTCGGCTGCGGGCTCGGACTTTCCTCACTCATCCTCCATTTCACGGATTTCCGTGGTGCGGCGGCCCACACTCTGACGGACACTGTTTGCCTGAAGGCACGCGGGGTGACCACCACCTATGCCGTGGCCCTGGTGGCGGCGATCTCCGCGCTGTGGTTCTTTGGGAAGCTGGACGGGCAGCCCGCGCCGCTGGTCACTGCCATGACGGTGGTGCTCTCCGTACCAGCCGCGCTGGGTGCCTCCGCCGGGCGCTTTCTTCTGCAGACCGGCGGTAGCGCCGGAAAGGACGATCCATCATGA
- a CDS encoding homocysteine S-methyltransferase family protein, producing the protein MPQADPTDDLKKSLSERILVLDGAMGTTIRTYGLQEKDARGERFADTDKDLLNNGDILSITRPDVIGDIHKRFYEAGSHICETNTFSATSIAQSEFFVEDPREHGGRKDPEFFQKILENPFLKDLAWELNYESSRLCRKWADNIGSDTGIRRYVAGAIGPLTVSLTNGPDANDPAFRVVTFDQVLEDYKHQVRALIDGGCDILMVETIFDSLNAKAAVVAIREVYDEMKRRLPVIVSAAVGRGGETMISAQKVEALWNAFAHIDPLAIGLNCSLGPDLMKPFLEELSACAATHVSCYPNAGLPNPLAPTGFDLEPPHMHDYMAEFAQAGLLNLAGGCCGNTPEHVAAIAQAVAKYAPRQVPVIG; encoded by the coding sequence ATGCCGCAAGCCGATCCCACCGATGACCTGAAGAAGTCCCTTTCCGAACGGATTCTCGTGCTGGACGGGGCGATGGGAACCACCATCCGCACCTACGGACTTCAGGAAAAAGACGCACGCGGGGAGCGGTTCGCCGATACCGATAAGGATCTGCTGAACAACGGCGACATCCTTTCCATCACCCGGCCGGACGTCATCGGGGACATCCACAAAAGGTTCTACGAGGCGGGTTCCCACATCTGCGAGACCAACACCTTCTCCGCCACCAGCATCGCCCAGAGTGAGTTCTTCGTCGAGGACCCGCGGGAACACGGCGGGCGGAAGGATCCGGAATTCTTCCAGAAAATCCTGGAGAACCCGTTCCTGAAAGACTTGGCGTGGGAGCTGAACTACGAATCCTCCCGGCTGTGCCGGAAATGGGCGGACAACATCGGCAGCGACACCGGCATCCGCCGCTATGTGGCCGGCGCCATCGGGCCGCTCACCGTTTCCCTCACCAACGGCCCGGACGCGAACGATCCCGCCTTCCGCGTGGTCACTTTCGACCAGGTGCTGGAAGACTACAAACATCAGGTGCGCGCGCTCATCGATGGCGGCTGCGACATCCTGATGGTGGAGACCATTTTCGACTCGCTCAACGCAAAGGCCGCCGTCGTCGCCATCCGCGAGGTGTATGACGAGATGAAGCGCCGCCTGCCGGTCATCGTCTCCGCCGCCGTCGGCCGCGGTGGTGAAACCATGATCTCCGCGCAGAAGGTGGAGGCGCTGTGGAATGCCTTCGCCCACATCGACCCGCTCGCCATCGGCCTGAACTGCTCCCTCGGCCCGGACCTGATGAAGCCGTTCCTGGAGGAACTCTCCGCCTGTGCCGCCACCCACGTCTCCTGCTACCCGAACGCCGGTCTGCCAAACCCTCTGGCCCCGACCGGCTTCGATCTCGAGCCGCCGCACATGCACGACTACATGGCCGAGTTCGCCCAGGCGGGCCTGCTCAACCTCGCCGGAGGATGCTGCGGCAACACCCCGGAGCACGTCGCCGCCATCGCACAGGCCGTCGCCAAATATGCTCCGAGGCAGGTTCCTGTGATTGGTTGA
- a CDS encoding GxxExxY protein, with product MKSKEELNELSGIIVDAAMEVHREFGPGLLERVYEAALSAELLMRGISSERQVPLPVVYKGNVLDDEGYRIDLLVEDCIVVELKTVSGLLPIHEAQLSTYLRLARKNLGLLINFHTVLLKDGIKRRVHQFPSI from the coding sequence ATGAAATCGAAGGAGGAACTAAATGAGTTGTCCGGGATCATCGTGGATGCCGCCATGGAGGTTCATCGTGAATTCGGCCCTGGATTGCTCGAACGTGTCTACGAAGCGGCCCTCTCCGCCGAACTGTTGATGCGCGGCATTTCATCCGAGAGGCAGGTCCCGTTGCCGGTGGTCTACAAGGGCAACGTTCTGGATGACGAAGGCTACCGGATCGACCTGCTGGTGGAGGACTGCATTGTCGTGGAACTGAAAACCGTTTCCGGTCTCCTTCCCATTCACGAAGCCCAACTTTCGACCTACCTAAGGTTGGCTCGCAAAAACCTCGGACTCCTGATCAACTTCCATACGGTTCTCCTGAAGGACGGGATCAAACGCCGCGTCCACCAGTTTCCATCCATCTGA